The Anas platyrhynchos isolate ZD024472 breed Pekin duck chromosome 34, IASCAAS_PekinDuck_T2T, whole genome shotgun sequence genome contains a region encoding:
- the C1QL4 gene encoding complement C1q-like protein 4, with translation MVLVLLVAIPLLVHSSKAAAHYEMLGSCRMVCDPYPGPELPPASQPPFLPGAKGEPGRKGRAGVRGPPGPPGPRGPPGEPGRPGPPGPPGPGPGGYIPSFYSPKIAFYAGLRKPHEGYEVLRFDDVVTNVGNYYEPSSGKFTCPLPGIYFFTYHVLMRGGDGTSMWADLMKNGQVRASAIAQDADQNYDYASNSVILHLDVGDEVCVKLDGGKVHGGNTNKYSTFSGFIIYPD, from the exons atggtgctggtgctgctggtggccatCCCGCTGCTGGTGCACAGCTCCAAGGCGGCCGCGCACTACGAGATGCTGGGCAGCTGCCGCATGGTCTGCGACCCCTACCCCGGCCCCGAGCTGCCCCCCGCCTCCCAGCCACCCTTCCTGCCGGGGGCCAAGGGTGAGCCGGGGCGCAAGGGCCGTGCCGGAGTACGGGGTCCCCCCGGGCCACCGGGGCCGCGGGGACCGCCGGGGGAACCGGGCCGGCCAGGGCCACCGGGACCGCCGGGTCCGGGTCCCGGGGGGTacatcccctccttctacagcCCCAAGATTGCCTTCTACGCCGGGCTGCGGAAGCCCCACGAGGGCTACGAGGTGCTGCGCTTCGACGACGTGGTGACCAACGTGGGCAACTACTACGAGCCGTCGAGCGGGAAGTTCACCTGCCCCCTGCCCGGCATCTACTTCTTCACCTACCACGTCCTCATGCGCGGCGGCGATGGCACCAGCATGTGGGCCGACCTCATGAAGAACGGGCAG GTGCGGGCCAGCGCCATCGCGCAGGACGCGGACCAGAACTACGACTACGCCAGCAACAGCGTCATCCTGCACCTGGACGTGGGCGACGAGGTCTGCGTCAAGCTGGACGGTGGCAAGGTGCACGGCGGCAACACCAACAAGTACAGCACCTTCTCGGGCTTCATCATCTACCCCgactga
- the SPATS2 gene encoding spermatogenesis-associated serine-rich protein 2 isoform X2 codes for MSKKQNPKDPSGFIFDVQSNTVMAQGGTFENMKEKISAVRAIVPNRSNNEIVLVLQHFDNCVDRTVQAFMEGNASEVLKEWTVTGKKKNKKKKTKPKPQPEPSPGLADPRKLVPTEEEPSADSEQGGINGYHVNGCAHDTESVDSLSERLDALSVDARELEDCEAAAPAMPDRTVPELENGIAGFDTKSLTMHPSQSPSSLRQRPEQRSASRSLSRSTASTSAPACPPGARLDDVPVSPANKKLGSNIEKSVKDLQRCTVSLARYRVVVKEEMDASIKKMKQVFAELQSSLMDREVALLAEMDKVKAEAMEILVSRQKKAEALKKMTDVAVRMSEEQLVELRADIKHFVSERKYDEELGRVARFTCDLDVLKKSIASFGQVSHPKNSYSTRSRCSSVTAVSLSSPSEPPAPSSPACASASASSLTAASKKPSAPAEAAALGATSSRPPQPPREAAPGNRRPGASFRSQGQRHPGPPAATGRPSGNRHRNGPGQAHGKHQNPPGGQPLGSPRRPQPPEPGLVPPSTHSAGLPQRKPRASRQEGASS; via the exons ATGTCTAAAAAGCAAAATCCGAAAG ATCCGTCTGGGTTTATTTTTGATGTGCAGTCCAACACCGTGATGGCCCAAGGAGGAACCTTTGAAAACATGAAGGAGAAG atCAGCGCAGTGCGTGCCATCGTCCCCAACAGGAGCAACAACGAGATCGTCCTCGTGCTGCAGCACTTCGACAACTGCGTGGACAGAACGGTGCAGGCCTTCATGGAAG gCAATGCCAGTGAAGTACTGAAAGAGTGGACtgtaacaggcaaaaaaaaG aacaagaagaagaaaaccaaaccgAAACCACAACCCGAGCCGAGCCCTGGCCTCGCAGACCCCAGGAAATTGGTGCCCACTGAAGAGGAGCCGTCGGCGGACTCGGAGCAGGGTGGAATTAACGGTTACCATGTGAACGGCTGCGCCCACGACACCGAGTCTGTGGACTCGCTCAGCGAACGTTTGGATGCGCTCTCGGTTGATGCCAGGGAGCTGGAGGATTGCGAGGCTGCCGCGCCAGCCATGCCTGATAGAACAG TGCCTGAGCTAGAGAATGGAATAGCAGGCTTTGACACAAAATCGCTCACCATGCATCCTTCCCAGAGCCCTTCATCTCTTAGACAGCGGCCTGAGCAGAGGAGCGCTAGCAGGTCTCTGTCCAGATCCACGGCGAGCACCTCGGCTCCTGCCTGCCCGCCCGGAGCGCGGCTGGACGACGTTCCCGTCTCACCTGCCAACAAGAAGCTCG GTTCTAATATTGAAAAATCAGTGAAGGATCTCCAGCGCTGCACCGTTTCACTGGCTCGGTACCGGGTTGTGGTGAAAGAGGAAATGGATGCTTCCATTAAGAAGATGAAGCAGGTCTTTGCTGAACTGCAGAGCAG CCTTATGGATCGCGAGGTGGCGTTGCTGGCTGAAATGGACAAAGTGAAAGCAGAAGCAA TGGAAATCCTGGTGAGCCGACAGAAGAAGGCCGAGGCCCTGAAGAAGATGACTGACGTGGCGGTGCGCATGTCGGAGGAGCAGCTGGTCGAGCTCAGAGCTGACATAAAG CACTTCGTGAGCGAGAGGAAGTACGACgaggagctgggcagggtgGCGCGGTTCACCTGCGATCTGGACGTGCTGAAGAAGAGCATCGCCTCCTTCGGGCAAG TTTCTCATCCAAAGAACAGCTACTCCACCCGCTCCCGGTGCAGCTCTGTCACAGCCGTGTCCCTGAGCAGTCCCAGCgagccccccgctccctccaGCCCCGCCTGTGCCTCTGCCTCCGCCTCGAGCCTTACCGCAGCGAGCAAGAAACCCTCGGCccctgcagaggcagcagcgctgggggccaccagcagccgccccccccagcctccccgaGAG GCTGCCCCGGGGAACAGGCGCCCAGGAGCCAGTTTCAGGTCCCAAGGCCAGCGCCACCCCGGTCCCCCCGCTGCCACCGGGAGACCCAGCGGGAACCGACACCGGAACGGGCCGGGCCAGGCGCACGGAAAGCATCAGAACCCCCCGGGGGgccagcccctgggcagcccccgccGGCCGCAGCCCCCAGAGCCCGGCCTCGTCCCCCCCAGCACGCACAgcgcggggctgccccagcGCAAGCCCCGAGCCAGCCGCCAGGAGGGAGCCAGCTCCTGA
- the PRPH gene encoding peripherin — translation MDRGSRAPPAPRRAPGVPPAPVSAAPGRLAEAAAARGAERAELAALNDRFAAFLERVRALERQNGALRSALGRAAAAAAPRAAGLVQGELRGLRDRLQRLGRDRDRLQAERDGLAAELRGLRQRLEDEMQKREDAEKSLVLFRKDVDDATLSRLELERKIELLMDEIGFLKKLHEEELRDLEVSAQSQQAEVQVELRQPDLTAALRDIRTQYESIAVKNLQEAEEWYKSKFADLSDAANRNHEALRLARQEMNESRRQIQSLTCEVDGLKGMNEALQRQMREMEDEFGVEIGSYQDVVGRLEQEIQHMKEEMARHLREYQDLLNIKMALDIEIATYRKLLEGEESRATFPLHPAASFSTRSSVLELEPVPSPVRRMLLIKTIETRDGQQVVTESHTERAEPK, via the exons ATGGACCGAGGCAGCCgcgccccccccgcgccccgccgcgcccccggGGTCCCACCGGCCCCGGTCTCCGCCGCTCCCGGGCGCTtggcggaggcggcggccgcACGGGGAGCGGAGCGGGCGGAGCTGGCGGCGCTCAACGATCGTTTCGCGGCGTTCCTGGAACGGGTGCGGGCGCTGGAGCGGCAGAACGGGGCCCTGCGCTCCGCCCtgggccgcgccgccgccgccgccgccccccgagCCGCGGGGCTGGTGCAGGGCGAGCTCCGGGGGCTGCGGGACCGGCTGCAGCGCCTCGGCCGGGACCGCGATCGCCTCCAAGCCGAGCGCGACGGGCTGGCCGCCGAGCTGCGGGGGCTGCGGCAGCG gcTGGAAGATGAGATGCAGAAGCGGGAGGATGCGGAGAAGAGCCTCGTGCTGTTCCGCAAG GACGTGGATGACGCCACGCTGTCCCGCCTGGAGCTGGAGCGCAAAATTGAGCTGCTGATGGACGAGATCGGCTTCCTGAAGAAGCTGCACGAGGAG GAGCTGCGGGACCTGGAGGTGAGCGCGCAGAGCCAGCAGGCGGAGGTGCAGGTGGAGCTCCGCCAGCCGGACCTGACGGCCGCGCTGCGCGACATCCGCACCCAGTACGAGAGCATCGCCGTGAAGAACCTGCAGGAAGCCGAGGAGTGGTACAAGTCGAAG TTCGCCGATCTCTCAGACGCGGCCAACCGCAACCACGAGGCGCTGCGGCTGGCGAGGCAGGAGATGAACGAGTCCCGGCGGCAGATCCAGAGCCTCACCTGCGAGGTGGACGGGCTGAAGGGCATG aACGAGGCGCTGCAGCGGCAGATGCGGGAGATGGAGGACGAGTTCGGGGTGGAGATCGGGAGCTACCAGGACGTGGTGGGGCGGCTGGAGCAGGAGATCCAGCACATGAAGGAGGAGATGGCGCGGCACCTGCGCGAGTACCAGGACCTGCTCAACATCAAGATGGCCCTGGACATCGAGATCGCCACGTACCGCAAGCTGCTGGAGGGCGAGGAGAGCCG ggcCACCTTCCCCCTGCACCCCGCTGCCTCCTTCAGCACCAGAAGCTCAG TGCTTGAGCTGGAGCCAGTGCCGAGCCCCGTGCGGAGGATGCTGCTCATCAAAACCATCGAGACGAGGGACGGGCAG CAGGTGGTGACGGAGTCGCACACGGAGCGAGCGGAGCCCAAGTGA
- the DNAJC22 gene encoding dnaJ homolog subfamily C member 22, with protein MGKRLLVAYGLWALGGPLGLHHLYLGRDSHALLWMLTLGGFGAGWLGDLWHLPGWVAAANGAGPPGQRVGSVPALSALRLAGQVAVGTYFGLAAALALPWVPQLLAQPLAVGLGVLLVSSVGDQASEAPSIFAAAFLASLLFQGRVLAVLPSSLAASIAAQRRRRYKRPGAPRPRLPARLYHLGLAYLAFAAPLAYGVLSGAAGVLGPPLRWLGALPALPRAVAERLLLLPLRAGRILAKLLGFVSPEPSGWSERRQRAYKVLGIPPGAAPEDVHRSYRELVKLWHPDHNRHRAEEAERRFIELQEAYEVLAGPRRAAGG; from the exons ATGGGCAAGCGGCTGCTGGTGGCCTACGGGCTGTGGGCGCTGGGGGGGCCGCTGGGGCTGCACCACCTCTACCTGGGCCGCGACAGCCACGCGCTGCTCTGGATGCTGACCCTGGGCGGCTTCGGCGCCGGCTGGCTCGGGGACTTGTGGCACCTCCCCGGCTGGGTGGCCGCCGCCAACGGGGCCGGGCCCCCGGGGCAGCGCGTGGGGAGCGTGCCGGCGCTGAGCGCCCTGCGGCTGGCGGGGCAGGTGGCGGTGGGGACGTATTTCGGGCTGGCGGCGGCGCTGGCGCTGCCCTGGGTGCCGCAGTTGCTGGCGCAGCCGctggccgtggggctgggggtgctgctggtgtcCTCGGTGGGCGACCAGGCCTCCGAAGCGCCCAGCATCTTCGCCGCGGCCTTCCTCGCCTCCCTCCTCTTCCAGGGCCGGGTGCTGGCGGTGCTGCCCTCCAGTTTGGCCGCCAGCATCGCCGCCCAGCGCCGCCGGCGCTATAAACGCCCCGGGGCGCCCCGGCCGCGGTTGCCGGCCCGGCTTTACCACCTGGGGCTGGCCTACTTGGCCTTCGCCGCCCCGCTCGCCTACGGTGTCCTCAGCGGTGCCGCCGGGGTGCTGGGCCCCCCGTTGCGTTGGCTCGGGGCCCTCCCGGCGCTGCCCCGCGCCGTGGCCGAgcggctcctgctcctgcccctgcgTGCCGGCCGCATCCTGGCCAAGCTGCTGGGTTTTGTCAGCCCTGAGCCCAGCGGCTGGAGCGAGAGGAGGCAGCGAGCCTACAAG GTCCTGGGCATCCCACCCGGCGCCGCCCCCGAGGACGTGCACAGGAGCTACCGGGAGCTGGTGAAGCTCTGGCACCCCGACCACAACCGGCACCGGGCCGAGGAGGCCGAGAGGCGTTTCATCGAGCTGCAGGAGGCCTACGAGGTGCTGGCGGGGCCCAGGAGGGCCGCGGGGGGGTGA
- the SPATS2 gene encoding spermatogenesis-associated serine-rich protein 2 isoform X1, producing MSKKQNPKDPSGFIFDVQSNTVMAQGGTFENMKEKISAVRAIVPNRSNNEIVLVLQHFDNCVDRTVQAFMEGNASEVLKEWTVTGKKKNKKKKTKPKPQPEPSPGLADPRKLVPTEEEPSADSEQGGINGYHVNGCAHDTESVDSLSERLDALSVDARELEDCEAAAPAMPDRTAVPELENGIAGFDTKSLTMHPSQSPSSLRQRPEQRSASRSLSRSTASTSAPACPPGARLDDVPVSPANKKLGSNIEKSVKDLQRCTVSLARYRVVVKEEMDASIKKMKQVFAELQSSLMDREVALLAEMDKVKAEAMEILVSRQKKAEALKKMTDVAVRMSEEQLVELRADIKHFVSERKYDEELGRVARFTCDLDVLKKSIASFGQVSHPKNSYSTRSRCSSVTAVSLSSPSEPPAPSSPACASASASSLTAASKKPSAPAEAAALGATSSRPPQPPREAAPGNRRPGASFRSQGQRHPGPPAATGRPSGNRHRNGPGQAHGKHQNPPGGQPLGSPRRPQPPEPGLVPPSTHSAGLPQRKPRASRQEGASS from the exons ATGTCTAAAAAGCAAAATCCGAAAG ATCCGTCTGGGTTTATTTTTGATGTGCAGTCCAACACCGTGATGGCCCAAGGAGGAACCTTTGAAAACATGAAGGAGAAG atCAGCGCAGTGCGTGCCATCGTCCCCAACAGGAGCAACAACGAGATCGTCCTCGTGCTGCAGCACTTCGACAACTGCGTGGACAGAACGGTGCAGGCCTTCATGGAAG gCAATGCCAGTGAAGTACTGAAAGAGTGGACtgtaacaggcaaaaaaaaG aacaagaagaagaaaaccaaaccgAAACCACAACCCGAGCCGAGCCCTGGCCTCGCAGACCCCAGGAAATTGGTGCCCACTGAAGAGGAGCCGTCGGCGGACTCGGAGCAGGGTGGAATTAACGGTTACCATGTGAACGGCTGCGCCCACGACACCGAGTCTGTGGACTCGCTCAGCGAACGTTTGGATGCGCTCTCGGTTGATGCCAGGGAGCTGGAGGATTGCGAGGCTGCCGCGCCAGCCATGCCTGATAGAACAG CAGTGCCTGAGCTAGAGAATGGAATAGCAGGCTTTGACACAAAATCGCTCACCATGCATCCTTCCCAGAGCCCTTCATCTCTTAGACAGCGGCCTGAGCAGAGGAGCGCTAGCAGGTCTCTGTCCAGATCCACGGCGAGCACCTCGGCTCCTGCCTGCCCGCCCGGAGCGCGGCTGGACGACGTTCCCGTCTCACCTGCCAACAAGAAGCTCG GTTCTAATATTGAAAAATCAGTGAAGGATCTCCAGCGCTGCACCGTTTCACTGGCTCGGTACCGGGTTGTGGTGAAAGAGGAAATGGATGCTTCCATTAAGAAGATGAAGCAGGTCTTTGCTGAACTGCAGAGCAG CCTTATGGATCGCGAGGTGGCGTTGCTGGCTGAAATGGACAAAGTGAAAGCAGAAGCAA TGGAAATCCTGGTGAGCCGACAGAAGAAGGCCGAGGCCCTGAAGAAGATGACTGACGTGGCGGTGCGCATGTCGGAGGAGCAGCTGGTCGAGCTCAGAGCTGACATAAAG CACTTCGTGAGCGAGAGGAAGTACGACgaggagctgggcagggtgGCGCGGTTCACCTGCGATCTGGACGTGCTGAAGAAGAGCATCGCCTCCTTCGGGCAAG TTTCTCATCCAAAGAACAGCTACTCCACCCGCTCCCGGTGCAGCTCTGTCACAGCCGTGTCCCTGAGCAGTCCCAGCgagccccccgctccctccaGCCCCGCCTGTGCCTCTGCCTCCGCCTCGAGCCTTACCGCAGCGAGCAAGAAACCCTCGGCccctgcagaggcagcagcgctgggggccaccagcagccgccccccccagcctccccgaGAG GCTGCCCCGGGGAACAGGCGCCCAGGAGCCAGTTTCAGGTCCCAAGGCCAGCGCCACCCCGGTCCCCCCGCTGCCACCGGGAGACCCAGCGGGAACCGACACCGGAACGGGCCGGGCCAGGCGCACGGAAAGCATCAGAACCCCCCGGGGGgccagcccctgggcagcccccgccGGCCGCAGCCCCCAGAGCCCGGCCTCGTCCCCCCCAGCACGCACAgcgcggggctgccccagcGCAAGCCCCGAGCCAGCCGCCAGGAGGGAGCCAGCTCCTGA